A genome region from Eurosta solidaginis isolate ZX-2024a chromosome 2, ASM4086904v1, whole genome shotgun sequence includes the following:
- the LOC137240005 gene encoding uncharacterized protein isoform X1 encodes MVFQCTGCDTYTLQPMGIVKSKISDKGNAEEKFGIPTGPNVNTNCAHCGDKHHMGGPLWSHPIHDPTFVEELLQIIEEKPLSDLDTTSFKRKATTPAKEPVSCQRFSLDVEDVDQHESNVAVSGNAMNKLFEMEDENKSNHANTIKRIPYNFSTKASCDETIFECQQQRTSDESFMALEKMCDKTASDPNSTLFKYIYSENKDMVKEDAKKRSADGNYFKIPCKQELQEIDEEAQSLQRLLHDLCVQEQHQLDNETPLKSIDVTLLEDIEAPSKMWDSTIVGDTTLQTSPLKMFHFRIGW; translated from the exons atggtatttcaatgcactggttgtgatacctatacgctacagcctatgggtattgtaaaaagcaagatctcagataaaggcaatgcggaagaaaaattcggtataccaactggaccaaatgttaatacaaattgtgcgcattgcggtgataaacatcat atgggcggtccactttggtcgcatcccatacatgatccaacgtttgttgaagaattgctacaaatcatagaagaaaaaccgctaagtgatttggacacaacgtcgtttaaaag aaaggctaCAACGCCTGCTAAAGAGCCGGTATCTTGCCAACGCTTTAGCTTGGATGTAGAGGATGTGGATCAACACGAAAGTAacgttgctgttagcggaaatgcaatgaacaaactatttgaaatggaggatgaaaataaatccaaccatgcaaacactataaagaggattccttataatttttcaactaaggcatcttgtgacgaaactatatttgaatgccaacagcaacgtacgtctgatgaaagttttatggctttggaaaaaatgtgtgataaaacagcatccgatcctaacagcacactatttaagtacatatatagcgagaacaaggatatggttaaagaagatgctaaaaagcgcagcgccgatggaaactattttaaaatcccttgtaaacaag AACTACAAGAAATAGATGAAGAAGCACAATCACTGCAACGTCTATTGCATGACTTATGCGTACAGGAGCAGCATCAATTGGATAATGAAACTCCTTTAAAAAGTATTGATGTAACACTACTAGAAGATATTGAAGCGCCATCTAAAATGTGGGACTCCACAATAGTGGGCGATACCACTTTACAAACTTCACCTTTGAAAATG ttccatttccgtattggatggtaa
- the LOC137240005 gene encoding uncharacterized protein isoform X2, whose protein sequence is MGGPLWSHPIHDPTFVEELLQIIEEKPLSDLDTTSFKRKATTPAKEPVSCQRFSLDVEDVDQHESNVAVSGNAMNKLFEMEDENKSNHANTIKRIPYNFSTKASCDETIFECQQQRTSDESFMALEKMCDKTASDPNSTLFKYIYSENKDMVKEDAKKRSADGNYFKIPCKQELQEIDEEAQSLQRLLHDLCVQEQHQLDNETPLKSIDVTLLEDIEAPSKMWDSTIVGDTTLQTSPLKMFHFRIGW, encoded by the exons atgggcggtccactttggtcgcatcccatacatgatccaacgtttgttgaagaattgctacaaatcatagaagaaaaaccgctaagtgatttggacacaacgtcgtttaaaag aaaggctaCAACGCCTGCTAAAGAGCCGGTATCTTGCCAACGCTTTAGCTTGGATGTAGAGGATGTGGATCAACACGAAAGTAacgttgctgttagcggaaatgcaatgaacaaactatttgaaatggaggatgaaaataaatccaaccatgcaaacactataaagaggattccttataatttttcaactaaggcatcttgtgacgaaactatatttgaatgccaacagcaacgtacgtctgatgaaagttttatggctttggaaaaaatgtgtgataaaacagcatccgatcctaacagcacactatttaagtacatatatagcgagaacaaggatatggttaaagaagatgctaaaaagcgcagcgccgatggaaactattttaaaatcccttgtaaacaag AACTACAAGAAATAGATGAAGAAGCACAATCACTGCAACGTCTATTGCATGACTTATGCGTACAGGAGCAGCATCAATTGGATAATGAAACTCCTTTAAAAAGTATTGATGTAACACTACTAGAAGATATTGAAGCGCCATCTAAAATGTGGGACTCCACAATAGTGGGCGATACCACTTTACAAACTTCACCTTTGAAAATG ttccatttccgtattggatggtaa